The Archangium primigenium genomic interval CTTCCTTCAGGCCGCCTGTGCCACCGGCGGCATGCGGGTGAGCCACCGCCACGACTCTGCCCCCAGGGAGTCCGTCACACTCACGCCCAACGGCGACTTCGCGCCCGTGCAGGTCTCGGATGCGGAGTTTCGCGAGGCCTTCACCCAGCTGTTGCTGGAAGTCCCTCTCCGGGTGGCCCCCCGCCCGCCCCAGCCGCGCTCCGGCCGCCTGGTGCGGGCCTCCTGGCCTCCGCGTGGCGCGGGGGACTCCAGCGTCGAAGGTGGCTACGCGCGCCTGTGCGAGCGGCGCGGCGCTCCGGGGGACTGCTTCTGGCTCCTGAGGGACGGACCCCACGACACCACCCTCAGCCACCCTGACAGGTTCGCGTTGGCCCTCGGCCTCGCGCTCGCTCCCGCGGTGGATGCGGCCACGGGCGTCCTCCGGGACGCCTCCGAGCACGCCCTGACGATGCTCCTCACGGGCCTGTCCCTGTACCTCGTGGTGCTCATGGCGCCGGAGCCCATCTCCAAGGGCCTCGCCACCGCGATGACCCTCTGGCTCTGGGGCTATCTGGGCAGCGAACTCTGGGACTTGCTCTCCGCCACCCAGGGCCTCTGGGACGAGGCGGAGGCCGCCAGGACCTTCCTCGAACTGCGCGACGCGAGCGAGCGGTACGCCAAGGTACTCGGACCCAACACGCTGCGTGTCCTCATCCTCCTGGCCACCTGGAAAGCGGGCGCCAAGGGCAAGGAGGCCATGACAGGGAGCACGCTGCCGGGCTTTCCCCAGGCGGTGCAGAATGCCGCCCGTGCGGGCCACGTCGTCCTGCCCGTAGCGGCCTCCGATGCGACGTCGGTGTCCGTGGCGGGGGGCGGACTGACGCTCACCCTTCCCGCCAGCTCGAGTGCCGTCCTCTCCATGCTGGAGGAAGGCGACATCCACCACATCGCCACCGTGGAGAACGGGAAGTCCCCCGCGCGGGGCGGGCCGTGGACGCCAAAGCTCCAAGAGCTCTTCGACAAGGCGGGCATGTCGATGGAGGAGCCAGCCAACAAGGTCCGCATTCGCGGACACAAGGGGCCCCACCCCAGGGAGTATCATGAGCGCGTCTTTCGGCAGCTCCGGGATGCGGTCAGGCGGTGCAAGACCCCCGCCCAGTGCCGGGAGGCGCTGACCCATGAGTTGAAGAACCTGGCCGATGAACTCGCGGAGGCAGGCTCCGAACTCAACAGGCTGGTCACCCGGAACCAGTGAGGCCACGAGACCGACATGGCACGACGGTACTTTGAGCTGACCGAGGACATGATCCATCCGGAGCGTTGGGTGCTGGGCGACGCGCTCGACGCTCAAGGACTGGAGGTGGGTGAGCGGCTGTACCTGAACGAGGCCGCCACTCGTTTCGACGGTCTCCTGCGCGTTCCCCTTCTCCATCCTGGAAGCCCGCTCGACTTCTCATTGGCGAACGGCGGGGATTTCCCCGTGGTCACGCAAGCGGTCGCCAGCGCGCTTGCCGAACGGACTTCGGGCGACGTCCAGCTCTACCCCGCCGAAGTGGACTTGCGGTCAGAGCCTTACTTCCTGGTCAACGTCGCGCGCCTCGTGAAGTGCATCGACGACGCGGCCTGCACCGAGGTGCGGTACTGGAAACCAGAGCATGGACGGCCCGACAAGGTCGGGCAGTACCGCGCGGTCCACGGCATGCGCATCGACCCCGCCAAGGTCGGTGAGGCCAAGGTCTTCCGGCCCTGGGGATATCCAGCGGCCCTTCTCGTCGCCGAGGACGTGAAGGAGGCGCTCGAGCGCACTGGCGCCTCGGGCCTGGAGTTCAGGGAGGTCACCGGGCCCAGCCCCCTCAGCGAAGAGGAGCGCGCCTACAAGCGCAAGTGCCGCGAGCTTCTGGAGCCGCCCCCAGCCGCCAGACGCGCGGCATGGCAATCACTCGGCACGCTGGATGACCTGGCCGTTGCCCCCAGGGCCATCCGCGACGACTGGCCGGGCCATCGCCAGAACTGGGGCGTCATCCATCGCGAGGAGGGACGCACCCTCCTCGTCTCCGAGGGCCTCTCGGACCCCTTCATCTCCAAGCTGGAGCCCTCGGTGGGCTTTGGCCTGGAGCTCGCCCTGGAGACAGACGAAGCGGAGGTGCCTCTCGACGACATCGAGGGGAGCTGGCCCTACACGCTGTTGGAGAGGGTCTCAAAGGAAGTCGTGGTCCACGAGCACGTGCGCGAGAGGGCCAAGGTGGGCCTGCTCATGCTGGAGGTCGCGGGCGACGGCATGCCCCCGGCACTGGTCAGCAAGGAGGGCCGCGTGGGCATGTTGCTCGGCATGGAGTCGCGAACACTGCCCAGGCACTTCCCCACCCCCTTCGGAGACGTGCGGCTCGTCACCGTCAAGGCCCTGCTCCCCGCGGAATTGGAGTACGTGTCAAGGCACTCCAGAGAGGGGACAGCGGAGCTGGCGCGGCGCTTCGCACAAGCCGGTGAGGAGCACGTCTCCCGCGCCAACCGGCGGCCCGTGGTGTAGGTCGCGCGCCCTGAAGCACCTTCAGACGCGGGCGCCAGACGGCTCGCTAACTGGTGACGGCGAGCAGCGGGAAAGTGGACGTCCACGTGCCGGTGCGTCAGGGCCAGCTCGTCGGGGGCGGTTCGTCTTCGTGGCGCTGGATGCGCACGGCAGCCCCACTGCAGTGTCATCCCTGTCCGCCTCGACCGATGCCACGGACGGCTGACGCACGGCCCCGCGCAGCATGACAAGGATGTCACTCGGGCGGACTCGCGCCTCAAGAGGGCCTACCGGCAGTCACCATCGTCCATTGTCGTCTCGATGCTGGACGAGTGGCTCGCTACACACGGACAGATTCTCCAGGAGATACACTGGCCTCTAATGGACGAGTGCACCTCGCGCGAGTTCAGCTGGTTTCCGAGGAAGTGTCACAGACCCGTTCTACCAGGAGAACAATATGAAGCGCGTACGGTTGTTCAAGAACCACCAAACGTCCGGTCTTGTCGCGGCATTGACTTTAGCGTCGGCCGCTCAGGCAGCTCCGCTGCTGGTCACGTCAACGCATCCGGAGCCGTCTACTGCGCGATTGCACATCTACGGCGAGAATTTTGGGACAACGCCCTCTGTGCGATTCGCCAACATTCCCGTGTCGACAGATTCCAACTCAGACACAAACCTCACCGTTGCTATTCCCTACGGACTGCTCAACACCCCCGGGACGTATTTGCTCTGTGTCTCGAAGGGTTCAGGCATGGATGACAACTCTTGCATCGGCGTAGCGGTCGGTCAGCAAGGGCCGAAGGGAGACACCGGCGCCAAGGGAGACAAAGGTGAAAAGGGTGACATTGGCCTTACAGGGCCGCAGGGTCCCAAGGGAGACAAAGGCGATACAGGCGCACCAAGCCCCAAGAACGCCATTCAATGCACACGGACTCTTGGCCCCACGGTCACCCCGACCAACCATTCGATTGCGTACTGCCCAGCATCTTGGACGGCGACTGGCGGTGCGTGCTCGGTGAGCGCAGCTGGTGCTACGTTTTCAGCCAGCATATACGTCGATGCTTATATTTGCGTGCTTTCAGCGGGATCGCCAGGGCAGATGACCGCGGTAGCGATATGCTGTAATTTCAAGTAAAATCACTTGCAGAATTTGCGCATGGGTTCAAGCGCACCGCTGGCTGGGTAGTCTTGAGCAACAGACTTGAGCGGTGCGCTCCTAAATCTGAGCAGTCCAAATTTCCAATAAGGACTCTGCCCTTTTGTCCACACGAATGAGGAAATCGACCGCTCAAACGCCAGAACGGAGCAACACCCGGCGGATCCACGGCTCGCCGCTCACCAGGGTGATGCCGAGCAGCACCAGCACGGCGCCCCCCACGAACTGGGGCGTCAGCGGCTCGGACAGCAGCACCACGCCCAGGGTGACGCCGAACAGCGGCGTCATGAAGGACAGCACCGCCAGGTTGGACGCCAGGTAGCGGCGCAGCATCCAGAACCAAAGGGTGTACGTGATGAACGACACCACCACGCCCTGGAACAGCACGCTGCCCACCGCCCGGGGCGTCAGGTGCACGCGGCCGAACTCCCCCATCACCCCGGCCACCACGCCCAAGAGCAGCGTGGCCACGGCCAATTGGTAGAACAGCGTCAGCGCGGGGGGCGCCTCGGACAGGCGGGTGGTCCGCACCACCACCGTGGTGAAGCCCCAGGCCATGCCCGCCAGCACCCCCAGCGCATCCCCGAGCAGCATCCGGGAGTCCAGGGCCTCGAGGTTCAGGCCCCCCCCGAAGGCCAGGGCGATCCCCGCGAAGCACAGGCCAATGCCCCCCCACTGCAGCCGCCGCAGGCGCTCACTGGGCAGGAGCACGTGCAGGCCCAGCGCGGAGAAGATGGGCGCCGTGTAGAGGAACACCGCCATGTGCGAGGCGGTGCTGTACTGGAGCCCCTTGGCCAGCATCAGGAACTCCAGGGCGAACAGGAGCCCCGCCAGCAGGCCCGCGGGCACCGTTCCCTTCAGCCCTTCCCACCCGCCCCGCAGCGTCATCAGCAGGCCCACCAGCACGGCGGCGATGCCCGAGCGGCCAAACGCCTGCACGAGGGGCGCGATGTCCGGCGCCGCCACCTTGATCACCACCTGCTGCACGCCCCACACAAGGCACAGCGCGGTCATCACCTGCAGGGCGAAGGCATCCGCTCCCTTGCGCACCGCGCTCACGGCCACTCCCACTGGGTCCACACTGTCATGACGGCGCGTGGCGTCTCACGCGGGGGAGCCGAACGCAAGGACGGCCGTCCCCCACCCCGCGCGCCACTGCGCTAGCCTCGCGGCGACATGGCGACCTCCTCGGCCCCCAAACCATCCGAAAACCTCCAGCCGCTCAAGCTGTCCTCGGTCCGTCAGCCGCATCAGGACGAGGATCTCCAGGTGCTCTACGACGAGGTCATGGCGAAGCTGGAGGAGACCATCGGCTGGTACGACCGGCGCAAGAGTCACAACAAGCGCTGGGCGTCCAGGCTCCGGGGCACGGCCATCGTGCTGGCGGGGGTCGCCTCCGTGGTCCCCATCGCCGTGTCCATGCTCGCCCCCGTCTTGCAGCCCCAGCGCTGGGTGCCCGTCGCCTCCATCCTCGCGGCGTTCAGCGCGGGCTGTGTCGGCCTCGATCGGCTCTTCGGCTTCTCGGTCAGCTGGATGCGCTACGTCACCGCCCTGCTGGAGCTGCAGGCCCAGCGCGAGCTGCTCCAGTTCAACTGGAGCCGCCGCGCGCTCGAGGCCCGGCTGGGCGGCGGCACCCAGAGCGAGCGGCTCGCCGCGGGCATCCAACTGCTCTACGCCACGCGCCTCGCGATCAACCAGGTGCTCAAGGACGAGACGCAGGAGTGGGTGGCGCGCTTCTCGGGGGCCTTGCAGGACCTGGAGAAGTCCGCCGTGGCCCAGCGCGGTGCGCTCGGGGAGCTCGGCCAGGGCCTCAACGCCACCCAGGGCGCGCTCCGGGTGCAGATCGCCGGGTTCGACACCCTGGAGACGCCCGAGTGCGAAGTGCAGTTCGGCGATGGCCCCAGCGAGACCCATACCGGCCCCACCAAGGCGTTCGCGCACCTGTCACCCGGCCAGTACGTGCTGCGCGTGAAGGCCCGGCGGGGCGGCCGGCCCGTGTCCGTCGAGGAGATCGTGACCGTGCTGCCCGGCGAGACGAGCACCGTGACGCTCACACTCACCTGAGACAGGGGCAAGAGGGGCGCCCCTCGACGACGAACGCCCGGGGCCTCCACGAGGGAGGACACCCGGGCGTCTTCACCTCCGTCACGCGGCGGTGACGGGGCGTGGCGCTACTCCACCGTCACGCTCTTGGCGAGGTTGCGCGGCTGGTCCACGTCGTTCCCGCGCAGGTCCGCCACGTGGTAGGCGAGCAGCTGCAGCGGGATGGTGGCCACCACGGGCGCGAGCAGCGCCGAGGCCGCGGGGATGCGGATGACGTGGTCGGCCAGCGTGGACGCGTGCGTGTCGTCCTCGTCGATGACGGCGATGACCTTGCCGCCGCGCGCGCGCACCTCCTCGATGTTGCCGATGATCTTCTCGTAGGCCACGTGCGGCTGCTTGGGCGCGATGACCACCACCGGCATCTTCTCGTCGATGAGCGCGATGGGGCCGTGCTTCATCTCGCCGCCGGCGTAGCCCTCGGCGTGGATGTAGGAGATCTCCTTGAGCTTGAGCGCGCCCTCGAGCGCCACCGGGTGCATGGGGCCGCGGCCGAGGAAGAGGAAGTCCTGGGCGCCCATGAAGTCACGCGCCACGCGCTTGACCGCCGGCTCGCACTTGAGCACGTCCTCGATCATCTTCGGAATCTGGGTGATGGACGTCAGGTGCTCCTGGGCCGCCTTGAGGCTCAGCGTGCCGCGGGCGCGGCCGAGCTTCACCGCCAGGAGGTACAGGCCGACGAGCTGCGTGGTGAACGCCTTGGTGGACGCCACGCCGATCTCCGGGCCGGCGTTGGTGAGCACCGTGACTTCCGCCTCGCGCGTCATGGCGCTGCCGATGACGTTGCACAGCGCGAGCGTGGAGGCGCCCCGGGCCTTGGCCTCCTTGAAGGCCGCCAGGGTGTCCGCCGTCTCGCCCGACTGGCTGATGGCGATGGCCAGGTGCGTGGACTCCACGATGGGGTCGCGGTAGCGGAACTCGCTGGCGAGCTCCACTTCCACCGGGATGCGTGCCAGCGACTCGATCATCGCCTTGCCCGCGATGCCCGAGTGCCACGAGGTGCCGCACGCGAGGATGGTGATCTTCGTGAGCGCCTGGATCTTCTCCGCGCTCAGGTTCCACCCCTCGAAGTGCACGTCACCCTCGGTGAGCAGCATGCGGCCGCGCAGCGTGTCCGCCACGGCCCGGGGCTGCTCGTGGATTTCCTTGTGCATGAAGTGCTTGTGGCCGCCCTTCTCCGCCATCATCGGCGTCCAGTCGATGCGGCGCGTGGCGCGGTTCACCTTCTGGTTGGCGCGGTTGTAGATGTCCACGCCGCCCGAGGTGAGGATGGCCAGGTCCCCCTCCTCCATGTAGATGAAGTCGCGCGTGTGCTCGAGCAGCGCCGGCACGTCGCTGGCCACGAAGTTCTGCCCCTGGCCGAGCCCGAGCACCATGGGCGAGGACTCCTTGGTGCACACGATGCGGTCCGGATCGCTCTCGGTCACCACCGCCAGGGCGTAGGTGCCCTTGACGCGCGCCACGGCGGCGCGCACCGCCGCGGGCAGGTCCTTGCCCAGCTTGAGCTGGTCGGAGATGAGGTGGGCGAACACCTCGGAGTCCGTCTCCGAGGCGAACACGTGGCCCTG includes:
- a CDS encoding AHH domain-containing protein encodes the protein MTGARLRLSGGWFLLVLFLQAACATGGMRVSHRHDSAPRESVTLTPNGDFAPVQVSDAEFREAFTQLLLEVPLRVAPRPPQPRSGRLVRASWPPRGAGDSSVEGGYARLCERRGAPGDCFWLLRDGPHDTTLSHPDRFALALGLALAPAVDAATGVLRDASEHALTMLLTGLSLYLVVLMAPEPISKGLATAMTLWLWGYLGSELWDLLSATQGLWDEAEAARTFLELRDASERYAKVLGPNTLRVLILLATWKAGAKGKEAMTGSTLPGFPQAVQNAARAGHVVLPVAASDATSVSVAGGGLTLTLPASSSAVLSMLEEGDIHHIATVENGKSPARGGPWTPKLQELFDKAGMSMEEPANKVRIRGHKGPHPREYHERVFRQLRDAVRRCKTPAQCREALTHELKNLADELAEAGSELNRLVTRNQ
- a CDS encoding imm11 family protein, producing the protein MARRYFELTEDMIHPERWVLGDALDAQGLEVGERLYLNEAATRFDGLLRVPLLHPGSPLDFSLANGGDFPVVTQAVASALAERTSGDVQLYPAEVDLRSEPYFLVNVARLVKCIDDAACTEVRYWKPEHGRPDKVGQYRAVHGMRIDPAKVGEAKVFRPWGYPAALLVAEDVKEALERTGASGLEFREVTGPSPLSEEERAYKRKCRELLEPPPAARRAAWQSLGTLDDLAVAPRAIRDDWPGHRQNWGVIHREEGRTLLVSEGLSDPFISKLEPSVGFGLELALETDEAEVPLDDIEGSWPYTLLERVSKEVVVHEHVRERAKVGLLMLEVAGDGMPPALVSKEGRVGMLLGMESRTLPRHFPTPFGDVRLVTVKALLPAELEYVSRHSREGTAELARRFAQAGEEHVSRANRRPVV
- a CDS encoding EamA family transporter — translated: MSAVRKGADAFALQVMTALCLVWGVQQVVIKVAAPDIAPLVQAFGRSGIAAVLVGLLMTLRGGWEGLKGTVPAGLLAGLLFALEFLMLAKGLQYSTASHMAVFLYTAPIFSALGLHVLLPSERLRRLQWGGIGLCFAGIALAFGGGLNLEALDSRMLLGDALGVLAGMAWGFTTVVVRTTRLSEAPPALTLFYQLAVATLLLGVVAGVMGEFGRVHLTPRAVGSVLFQGVVVSFITYTLWFWMLRRYLASNLAVLSFMTPLFGVTLGVVLLSEPLTPQFVGGAVLVLLGITLVSGEPWIRRVLLRSGV
- a CDS encoding SLATT domain-containing protein, which encodes MATSSAPKPSENLQPLKLSSVRQPHQDEDLQVLYDEVMAKLEETIGWYDRRKSHNKRWASRLRGTAIVLAGVASVVPIAVSMLAPVLQPQRWVPVASILAAFSAGCVGLDRLFGFSVSWMRYVTALLELQAQRELLQFNWSRRALEARLGGGTQSERLAAGIQLLYATRLAINQVLKDETQEWVARFSGALQDLEKSAVAQRGALGELGQGLNATQGALRVQIAGFDTLETPECEVQFGDGPSETHTGPTKAFAHLSPGQYVLRVKARRGGRPVSVEEIVTVLPGETSTVTLTLT
- the glmS gene encoding glutamine--fructose-6-phosphate transaminase (isomerizing), with the translated sequence MCGIVGYVGDKQSAPILVSGLKKLEYRGYDSAGVAVINRNVLNVVRATGKLKNLESRVQSDSPQGTVGIGHTRWATHGRPSDENAHPHTYGGVAVVHNGIIENHLALKDELKRQGHVFASETDSEVFAHLISDQLKLGKDLPAAVRAAVARVKGTYALAVVTESDPDRIVCTKESSPMVLGLGQGQNFVASDVPALLEHTRDFIYMEEGDLAILTSGGVDIYNRANQKVNRATRRIDWTPMMAEKGGHKHFMHKEIHEQPRAVADTLRGRMLLTEGDVHFEGWNLSAEKIQALTKITILACGTSWHSGIAGKAMIESLARIPVEVELASEFRYRDPIVESTHLAIAISQSGETADTLAAFKEAKARGASTLALCNVIGSAMTREAEVTVLTNAGPEIGVASTKAFTTQLVGLYLLAVKLGRARGTLSLKAAQEHLTSITQIPKMIEDVLKCEPAVKRVARDFMGAQDFLFLGRGPMHPVALEGALKLKEISYIHAEGYAGGEMKHGPIALIDEKMPVVVIAPKQPHVAYEKIIGNIEEVRARGGKVIAVIDEDDTHASTLADHVIRIPAASALLAPVVATIPLQLLAYHVADLRGNDVDQPRNLAKSVTVE